A window from Variovorax sp. PBL-E5 encodes these proteins:
- a CDS encoding ABC transporter permease, producing the protein MSASRPSLWVLTVLVLCFLVAPSLIIVPMSFSAGDYLQFPPQGLSLRWHAEVAQSPAWRDALWVSVRVAVANTAVSLALGIAAAYGLIHWRSRWRELVFGLLLTPMIFPVILLAIGSFYIYAKLGLLDSITGLVLAHSALALPVVLVMLTAALSNVDFNQEKAARVLGASRLQAFMHITLPQIRFALASAGLFAFLTSFDEVVVTLFISGGDATTLTKKMFTALRDVIDPTVAAISTWVLLFTCIALVAAQLLPQRGSRAGAPKAAQPETE; encoded by the coding sequence ATGAGTGCATCGCGTCCTTCGCTGTGGGTGCTGACGGTGCTGGTGCTGTGCTTTCTGGTTGCGCCGAGCCTGATCATCGTGCCGATGTCCTTCTCGGCCGGCGACTACCTCCAGTTTCCGCCGCAGGGCCTTTCGCTGCGCTGGCATGCCGAAGTCGCGCAATCGCCGGCCTGGCGCGATGCGCTGTGGGTGTCGGTGCGCGTGGCCGTCGCCAATACCGCCGTGTCGCTGGCGCTCGGCATCGCTGCGGCCTACGGCCTGATCCACTGGCGCTCGCGCTGGCGTGAACTGGTGTTCGGGTTGCTGCTCACGCCAATGATCTTTCCGGTCATTCTGCTGGCGATCGGCAGCTTCTACATCTACGCCAAGCTCGGCCTGCTCGATTCGATCACGGGCCTCGTGCTCGCGCATTCCGCGCTCGCCTTGCCGGTCGTGCTGGTCATGCTCACGGCCGCGCTGTCGAACGTCGACTTCAACCAGGAGAAGGCGGCGCGGGTGCTGGGCGCCAGCAGGTTGCAGGCCTTCATGCACATCACGCTGCCGCAGATCCGCTTCGCGCTCGCTTCTGCCGGCCTGTTCGCGTTTCTCACGTCCTTCGACGAGGTGGTGGTGACGCTCTTCATCTCCGGCGGCGATGCAACCACGCTCACCAAGAAGATGTTCACCGCGCTGCGCGATGTCATCGATCCGACGGTCGCGGCCATCTCGACATGGGTGCTGCTGTTCACCTGCATCGCGCTGGTGGCGGCGCAGCTGCTTCCGCAGCGCGGCAGCCGTGCCGGCGCGCCCAAGGCTGCTCAGCCGGAGACGGAATGA
- a CDS encoding ABC transporter ATP-binding protein gives MNAIRAMSFGGAAAAPQPGGLAAGQAQPLGLDLSVIGKRYGDFVALDDVSLRVKPGEFLTLLGPSGSGKTTLLMTIAGFVRPEAGSVRLGDQEMVRLPPHERGIGMMFQNYALFPHMDVAQNIAYPLRLRKVGAAESARMVAEALSLVQLEGFDRRRIDALSGGQKQRVALARATVFRPRLLLMDEPLSALDKKLREQMQIELRRLHETLRMTTICVTHDQREALTMSDRVAVMRAGRLVQIGTPDELYERPADAFVADFIGESVLLPIHVAAGRALFGDTELRLRERLQDGPHVLVVRPERLALGTSSCASDPALNVFHGLVASRIYEGESALLHVDIGEGRQLRLRRLLGAGSQQPLPARGEAVTLTLHRNDTIVVPGP, from the coding sequence GTGAATGCGATCCGTGCGATGAGCTTCGGCGGCGCTGCCGCAGCGCCACAGCCCGGTGGGCTGGCAGCCGGGCAGGCGCAGCCGCTCGGACTCGACCTGTCGGTGATCGGCAAGCGTTACGGCGACTTCGTTGCACTCGACGACGTCTCGCTGCGGGTGAAGCCCGGCGAGTTCCTGACGCTGCTCGGTCCTTCCGGTTCGGGCAAGACCACGCTGCTGATGACCATTGCGGGCTTCGTGCGGCCCGAAGCCGGCTCGGTCAGGCTTGGCGACCAGGAGATGGTCCGGCTGCCGCCGCACGAGCGCGGCATCGGCATGATGTTCCAGAACTACGCGCTGTTCCCGCACATGGACGTGGCGCAGAACATCGCCTATCCGCTCAGGCTGCGCAAGGTCGGTGCCGCGGAATCCGCGCGCATGGTGGCCGAGGCCTTGTCGCTGGTCCAGCTCGAAGGCTTCGATCGGCGGCGCATCGACGCGCTGTCGGGCGGGCAGAAGCAACGCGTTGCCCTGGCCCGCGCGACCGTGTTCCGGCCGCGCCTGCTGCTCATGGACGAGCCCTTGTCCGCGCTCGACAAGAAGCTGCGCGAGCAGATGCAGATCGAACTGCGGCGCCTTCACGAGACGCTGCGGATGACGACCATCTGCGTGACACACGACCAGCGCGAGGCGCTCACGATGTCCGATCGCGTCGCTGTGATGCGCGCGGGGCGGCTGGTGCAGATCGGCACGCCCGACGAACTCTACGAACGGCCGGCGGATGCATTCGTCGCCGATTTCATCGGCGAGTCCGTCCTGCTGCCGATTCACGTGGCGGCCGGCCGTGCGCTTTTCGGCGATACCGAGCTCCGCCTGCGCGAACGGCTGCAGGACGGTCCTCATGTGCTGGTGGTGCGACCCGAGCGGCTCGCGCTCGGTACTTCTTCGTGCGCGAGCGATCCGGCGCTCAACGTGTTCCATGGTCTGGTCGCCAGCCGGATCTACGAAGGCGAAAGCGCGCTGCTGCACGTGGACATCGGCGAAGGGCGGCAACTTCGTTTGCGCCGGTTGCTCGGCGCCGGCTCGCAGCAACCATTGCCCGCACGCGGAGAAGCGGTGACGCTGACCCTGCATCGCAACGACACCATTGTGGTGCCCGGCCCATGA
- a CDS encoding ABC transporter permease, translating to MNQGVLATRSIVGRRPLEAALRQDARREGLAMFGLIAPALALIGLVALVPVCMLVVLSFLDEAGSPTLQNYLRLLDGQAYARVFATTFRVSLATTAICAVLAVPVAYLFSRLRERIANLLMIAVLVPLWTSVLVRTYAWMVILQRNGLVNQAGMALGWWSEPLALTLNEIGVLVGTVQIMLPYMILPIYGAMRKVDPAVVRAAASLGATPLRAFATVFLPLSLPGIMAGCLVTFVLCLGFYVVPEILGGGKVVMMAIQAAKDVQMFFNWGAAAALGVVLLVMTVALMALAHRFVPRRLGGESE from the coding sequence ATGAACCAGGGTGTGCTCGCGACGCGGTCGATCGTCGGCAGGCGTCCGCTCGAAGCGGCGCTGCGCCAGGACGCGCGCAGGGAAGGGCTGGCCATGTTCGGACTGATCGCGCCTGCGCTGGCGCTGATCGGACTCGTCGCACTGGTGCCGGTCTGCATGCTGGTGGTGCTCTCATTCCTCGACGAGGCCGGATCGCCGACCTTGCAGAACTATCTGCGGCTGCTCGACGGCCAGGCCTATGCGCGGGTGTTCGCGACCACCTTTCGCGTCTCGCTCGCCACGACCGCGATCTGCGCCGTCCTTGCGGTACCGGTCGCCTACCTCTTCAGCCGGTTGCGCGAACGAATCGCCAATCTCCTGATGATCGCCGTGCTGGTGCCGCTCTGGACATCGGTCCTGGTCCGCACCTACGCGTGGATGGTGATCCTGCAGCGCAATGGACTCGTGAACCAGGCCGGCATGGCGCTGGGCTGGTGGTCCGAGCCGCTGGCACTCACACTCAACGAGATCGGCGTGCTTGTGGGCACGGTGCAGATCATGCTGCCCTACATGATCCTTCCGATCTACGGTGCGATGCGCAAGGTCGATCCGGCAGTCGTCCGCGCGGCTGCGAGCCTCGGCGCCACGCCGCTGCGTGCCTTTGCTACGGTATTCCTGCCGCTGTCGCTGCCGGGCATCATGGCCGGCTGCCTCGTGACCTTCGTGCTCTGCCTGGGCTTCTACGTGGTGCCCGAAATCCTCGGCGGCGGCAAGGTCGTGATGATGGCCATCCAGGCGGCCAAGGATGTGCAGATGTTCTTCAACTGGGGCGCCGCGGCCGCGCTCGGCGTGGTGCTCTTGGTGATGACGGTGGCGTTGATGGCGTTGGCGCATCGCTTCGTGCCGCGCCGCCTGGGTGGGGAAAGCGAATGA